Proteins encoded within one genomic window of Raineyella fluvialis:
- the rsmA gene encoding 16S rRNA (adenine(1518)-N(6)/adenine(1519)-N(6))-dimethyltransferase RsmA, translating to MPRTGPALLDPSTVRALAAELDLRPTKTKGQNFVTDANTVRRIVALAALEPEDRVVEVGPGLGSLTLGLLEAAGSVTAIEIDELLAGRLPRTVAERAPDQADRFTLVVGDALAVTALPGEPPTALVANLPYNVSVPVILHLLALFPSIERGLVMVQSEVADRLVAGPGSRTYGVPSAKVAWYAEATRVGNVPPTVFWPVPNVDSGLVRITRRSTPQTTATREQVFAVIDAAFSQRRKMLRSALAGMFGSSAAAVEALQAAGLDPTSRGETLTVNDFAAIAERVPRHG from the coding sequence GTGCCGCGGACCGGGCCAGCACTGCTGGATCCCAGCACCGTGCGGGCACTGGCCGCCGAGCTGGATCTGCGTCCGACCAAGACGAAGGGGCAGAACTTCGTCACCGACGCCAACACCGTGCGCCGGATCGTGGCGCTCGCCGCGCTCGAGCCCGAGGACCGCGTCGTCGAGGTCGGCCCCGGCCTGGGCTCCCTGACGCTGGGCCTGCTCGAGGCGGCCGGATCGGTCACCGCCATCGAGATCGACGAACTGCTCGCCGGACGGCTGCCGCGGACCGTGGCCGAACGCGCCCCGGACCAGGCGGACCGCTTCACCCTCGTCGTCGGTGATGCCCTCGCGGTGACCGCTCTCCCCGGCGAACCCCCCACGGCCTTGGTCGCCAACCTGCCGTACAACGTCTCGGTGCCGGTCATCCTGCACCTGCTGGCGCTGTTCCCCTCGATCGAACGCGGCCTGGTGATGGTGCAGTCCGAGGTCGCCGACCGGCTCGTCGCCGGGCCAGGCTCACGTACGTACGGCGTCCCCAGCGCCAAGGTCGCCTGGTACGCCGAGGCGACCCGGGTGGGCAACGTGCCACCGACCGTCTTCTGGCCGGTGCCGAACGTCGATTCCGGACTGGTGCGGATCACCCGTCGATCCACCCCGCAGACCACCGCGACCCGCGAGCAGGTGTTCGCCGTCATCGACGCCGCCTTCTCCCAGCGCCGCAAGATGCTGCGCTCTGCTCTGGCCGGGATGTTCGGGTCCTCCGCCGCGGCCGTCGAGGCGTTGCAGGCGGCCGGCCTCGACCCCACCTCGCGCGGTGAGACCCTCACCGTCAACGACTTCGCCGCCATCGCCGAGCGGGTGCCGCGGCATGGCTGA
- a CDS encoding 4-(cytidine 5'-diphospho)-2-C-methyl-D-erythritol kinase (catalyzes the phosphorylation of 4-diphosphocytidyl-2-C-methyl-D-erythritol in the nonmevalonate pathway of isoprenoid biosynthesis): protein MADTYAPGRGVQLMIRKGIPVAGGMAGGSADAAAALLACDRLWGLDLPTDALLELAADLGSDVPFTVLGGTAIGHGRGERLQPVRVDHLFHWVLVTSDDGLSTPAVFRRFDELHPPASVPAPVVPDGLLTALASGDPVALGAALRNDLAEPALDLRPDLATTLEAGREFGAVGRMLSGSGPTCAFLAADAADASRLAVAFGQSGLGRDVHVVSAPASRGFPHAGRG, encoded by the coding sequence TTGGCTGACACGTACGCTCCGGGGCGGGGCGTCCAGCTGATGATCCGCAAGGGCATCCCGGTGGCCGGCGGGATGGCTGGCGGCTCCGCCGATGCCGCCGCGGCGCTGCTCGCCTGCGACCGACTGTGGGGCCTCGACCTGCCGACCGACGCGCTGCTCGAACTCGCCGCCGACCTGGGCAGCGACGTGCCGTTCACCGTGCTCGGCGGGACGGCCATCGGGCACGGCCGTGGGGAACGCCTCCAACCCGTACGCGTCGACCACCTCTTCCACTGGGTGCTGGTGACCTCGGATGACGGGCTGTCGACACCGGCGGTGTTCCGCCGGTTCGACGAACTCCACCCGCCGGCGAGCGTGCCGGCACCAGTCGTCCCCGACGGTCTCCTCACCGCCCTCGCGTCCGGCGATCCGGTCGCCCTCGGAGCGGCCCTCCGTAACGACCTCGCCGAACCCGCCCTCGACCTGCGTCCGGATCTGGCCACCACCCTCGAGGCCGGTCGGGAATTCGGAGCCGTCGGCCGGATGCTGTCCGGCTCCGGGCCCACCTGCGCCTTCCTGGCCGCCGACGCGGCCGATGCCTCGCGGCTTGCGGTGGCGTTCGGTCAGAGCGGGCTCGGCCGGGACGTGCACGTCGTCAGCGCCCCCGCGTCGAGAGGATTCCCGCATGCAGGACGAGGTTGA
- a CDS encoding MarR family winged helix-turn-helix transcriptional regulator produces MQDEVDRLIADWRRERPDLDLAPMQVLSRVTRLAKQLDHARSAAFAEHGIVSWEFDVLAALRRSGEPYQLSPGRLLQETMVTSGTMTNRIDRLAARGLVVRGPDPHDGRGVAVTLTPAGLTAVDGALVDLLTAERAILGVLSDEDAASLADLLRALAQELERPGPAA; encoded by the coding sequence ATGCAGGACGAGGTTGACCGGCTGATCGCCGACTGGCGCCGCGAGCGGCCTGACCTCGACCTGGCGCCGATGCAGGTGCTGAGCCGGGTCACCCGGCTCGCCAAGCAGCTCGACCACGCCCGGAGCGCCGCCTTCGCTGAGCACGGCATCGTGTCGTGGGAGTTCGACGTCCTGGCGGCGCTGCGTCGTTCGGGAGAGCCCTACCAGCTGTCACCCGGCCGCCTGCTACAGGAGACGATGGTCACCTCCGGCACCATGACGAATCGCATCGACCGTCTCGCCGCCCGGGGCCTTGTCGTCCGCGGGCCCGATCCCCACGACGGGCGCGGGGTGGCCGTCACCCTGACCCCCGCCGGGCTCACGGCCGTGGACGGGGCCCTCGTGGACCTGCTGACCGCCGAGCGGGCGATCCTCGGCGTGCTGTCGGACGAGGACGCGGCGAGCCTGGCCGACCTGCTGCGGGCGTTGGCGCAGGAGTTGGAGCGGCCGGGTCCGGCGGCCTAG
- a CDS encoding DUF4188 domain-containing protein, with translation MSVNTTGRMTHDYDGELVVFLIGMTINAWWRPDRWLPVFLAMPRMLRELSEDDDSGLLGYRLVVDPRGPWLVQYWNSLDRLYAYASDPTASHRPAWAAFNRRARTARGAVGVWHETLPVTHAESIYVDTPVQGLARATGVRPVTRRLDTARQRMGRPA, from the coding sequence ATGTCCGTCAACACCACGGGTCGGATGACCCACGACTACGACGGGGAGCTCGTCGTGTTCCTGATCGGCATGACCATCAACGCCTGGTGGCGGCCTGATCGATGGCTGCCGGTCTTCCTGGCGATGCCCCGGATGCTGCGGGAACTGTCCGAGGACGACGACTCAGGCCTCCTCGGATACCGGCTGGTCGTCGACCCCCGCGGCCCATGGCTGGTGCAGTACTGGAACAGCCTGGACAGGCTCTACGCCTACGCGAGTGATCCCACCGCCTCCCACCGACCTGCCTGGGCGGCGTTCAATCGCCGTGCCCGCACGGCGAGGGGAGCGGTGGGCGTATGGCACGAGACGTTGCCGGTGACGCACGCGGAGTCGATCTACGTCGACACTCCTGTGCAAGGACTGGCCCGGGCGACCGGGGTCCGCCCCGTCACTCGACGCCTCGACACCGCCCGGCAGCGCATGGGCCGGCCGGCCTGA